From Halorubrum salinarum, the proteins below share one genomic window:
- a CDS encoding SAM hydrolase/SAM-dependent halogenase family protein yields the protein MITLTSDFGSPYPAAMKGVIRRHTAAELIDVAHDLPRGDPRAAAFWLRFVLPEFPPAVHCAVVDPGVGTDRDALVVRAGAHVLVAPDNGLAMPPARALAADESDVEAWTIAVDDPASETFHGRDVFAPTAARIRAALDEATDGESLDADAVAETLAGMDDLSPASDPADIRFPEPTVERDEGDEVTAVDGEVLAIDRFGNVITNVPGDLVRGRDWIRVDGDLTPVAETFGAVEPGERLVTVGSHGYAECDVNDGRGDGAFDLRPGDSVRFVPDSVSL from the coding sequence ATGATCACGCTCACCTCGGACTTCGGCTCGCCGTACCCCGCCGCGATGAAGGGAGTGATCCGCCGGCACACGGCCGCGGAGCTGATCGACGTGGCCCACGACCTGCCGCGCGGGGACCCGCGCGCCGCGGCCTTCTGGCTCCGGTTCGTGCTCCCGGAGTTCCCGCCGGCGGTCCACTGCGCCGTGGTCGACCCCGGGGTCGGGACCGACCGCGACGCGCTCGTCGTCCGCGCCGGCGCGCACGTCCTCGTGGCCCCGGACAACGGCCTAGCGATGCCGCCGGCCCGGGCGCTGGCGGCCGACGAGTCCGACGTCGAGGCGTGGACCATCGCGGTCGACGACCCCGCCAGCGAGACGTTCCACGGCCGCGACGTGTTCGCCCCGACCGCGGCGCGGATCCGGGCGGCGCTCGACGAGGCGACGGACGGCGAGTCGCTCGACGCCGACGCGGTCGCGGAGACGCTGGCGGGCATGGACGACCTGTCGCCCGCGAGCGACCCCGCGGACATCCGCTTCCCGGAGCCGACGGTCGAGCGCGACGAGGGGGATGAGGTGACCGCCGTCGACGGCGAGGTACTCGCGATCGACCGGTTCGGCAACGTGATCACCAACGTCCCCGGCGACCTGGTCCGCGGGCGCGACTGGATCCGCGTCGACGGCGATCTCACGCCGGTCGCGGAGACGTTCGGCGCCGTCGAGCCCGGCGAGCGCCTCGTCACGGTCGGGAGCCACGGCTACGCGGAGTGCGACGTCAACGACGGCCGCGGCGACGGCGCGTTCGACCTCCGGCCGGGGGACTCGGTGCGGTTCGTCCCGGACAGCGTCAGCCTGTGA
- the lonB gene encoding ATP-dependent protease LonB produces MSNEKDTNDPTADDPDEPPRGGVDDSSPAGNGEDATRGDPEPDDGPANEPGVDESADSDGESAAGPDGEDPWDDGVVVDDDGFEGTDVVGEGPDGGRNGDAAEPADDGDIDELGSTVEVEGAEIEDDPDEDDLLGGLKIDTTAEIEIPDRLVDQVIGQEHARDVIIKAAKQRRHVMMIGSPGTGKSMLAKAMSELLPKEELQDVLVYHNPDDGNKPKVRTVPAGKGDQIVEAHREEARKRNQMRSLLMWIIIAVVLGYALIIVGQILVGIIAAGVVYLVFRYLNRGSDAMIPNLLVNNGDTKTAPFRDATGAHAGALLGDVRHDPFQSGGMETPSHDRVEAGAIHKANKGVLFIDEINTLDIRSQQHLMTAIQEGEFSITGQSERSSGAMVQTEPVPTDFVMIAAGNLDAMENMHPALRSRIKGYGYEVYMEDTIEDTPEMRRKYVRFIAQEVAKDGRLPEFSAEAVEEIILEAKRRSGRKGHLTLKMRNLGGMVRVAGDIARGEDADYTTRDHVLQAKGRSRSIEQQLADDYIERRKDYELQVSDGYVTGRVNGLAVMGEDSGIMLPVMAEVTPTQSGGQVIATGQLQEMAEESVQNVSAIIKKFSDENISEKDIHIQFIQTGQQGVDGDSASITVATAVISALEDVGVDQSLAMTGSLSVRGDVLPVGGVTHKIEAAAKAGCDRVIIPAANEQDVMIEDEYEEMIEVIPVSHISEVLDIALEGEAEKDSLVSRLKSITGSALKDGNVSGPSNPSPQ; encoded by the coding sequence ATGAGCAACGAGAAGGACACGAACGACCCGACGGCCGACGACCCCGACGAACCGCCTCGCGGCGGCGTCGACGACTCGAGTCCGGCGGGGAACGGCGAGGACGCCACGCGCGGCGACCCCGAGCCCGACGACGGTCCGGCGAACGAGCCCGGCGTCGACGAGTCCGCGGACTCCGACGGGGAGTCGGCCGCGGGCCCCGACGGCGAGGACCCCTGGGACGACGGGGTCGTCGTCGACGACGACGGGTTCGAGGGGACCGACGTCGTCGGGGAAGGTCCCGACGGCGGCCGGAACGGCGACGCCGCCGAGCCGGCCGACGACGGCGACATCGACGAGCTCGGCAGCACCGTCGAGGTCGAGGGCGCCGAGATCGAGGACGACCCGGACGAGGACGACCTCCTCGGCGGGCTCAAGATCGACACGACGGCCGAGATCGAGATCCCCGACCGGCTCGTCGACCAGGTCATCGGGCAGGAGCACGCCCGCGACGTGATCATCAAGGCGGCGAAGCAGCGCCGCCACGTGATGATGATCGGCTCGCCCGGGACCGGGAAGTCGATGCTCGCGAAGGCGATGTCCGAGCTCCTCCCCAAAGAGGAGCTTCAGGACGTCCTGGTGTATCACAACCCCGACGACGGTAACAAGCCGAAGGTCCGGACGGTGCCGGCCGGCAAGGGCGACCAGATCGTCGAGGCGCACCGCGAGGAGGCGCGCAAGCGCAACCAGATGCGGTCGCTGCTGATGTGGATCATCATCGCCGTCGTGCTGGGCTACGCGCTCATCATCGTCGGCCAGATCCTCGTCGGCATCATCGCGGCCGGCGTGGTGTACCTCGTCTTCCGCTACCTCAACCGCGGGTCGGACGCGATGATCCCGAACCTGCTGGTGAACAACGGCGACACGAAGACCGCGCCGTTCCGCGACGCGACCGGCGCGCACGCCGGCGCGCTGCTCGGCGACGTGCGGCACGACCCGTTCCAGTCCGGCGGGATGGAGACGCCCAGCCACGACCGCGTCGAGGCGGGCGCCATCCACAAGGCGAACAAGGGCGTGCTGTTCATCGACGAGATCAACACGCTGGACATCCGCAGCCAGCAGCACCTCATGACGGCGATCCAGGAGGGCGAGTTCTCGATCACGGGCCAGTCCGAGCGCTCCTCGGGCGCGATGGTCCAGACCGAGCCCGTCCCGACCGACTTCGTCATGATCGCGGCCGGGAACCTCGACGCGATGGAGAACATGCACCCGGCGCTGCGCAGCCGTATCAAGGGGTACGGCTACGAGGTGTACATGGAGGACACCATCGAGGACACCCCGGAGATGCGCCGCAAGTACGTGCGGTTCATCGCCCAGGAGGTCGCGAAGGACGGCCGCCTGCCTGAGTTCTCCGCGGAGGCCGTCGAGGAGATCATCCTCGAGGCCAAGCGCCGCTCCGGCCGGAAGGGCCACCTCACGCTGAAGATGCGGAACCTCGGCGGGATGGTCCGCGTCGCGGGCGACATCGCCCGAGGCGAGGACGCCGACTACACGACCCGCGACCACGTGCTCCAGGCCAAGGGGCGCTCGCGGTCCATCGAACAGCAGCTCGCCGACGACTACATCGAGCGCCGGAAGGACTACGAGCTCCAGGTCTCCGACGGCTACGTCACCGGGCGCGTCAACGGCCTCGCCGTGATGGGCGAGGACTCCGGGATCATGCTCCCGGTGATGGCCGAGGTGACCCCGACCCAGAGCGGCGGGCAGGTGATCGCCACCGGCCAGCTCCAAGAGATGGCCGAGGAGTCGGTCCAGAACGTCTCGGCGATCATCAAGAAGTTCTCCGACGAGAACATCTCCGAGAAGGACATCCACATCCAGTTCATCCAGACGGGCCAGCAGGGCGTCGACGGCGACTCCGCGTCCATCACGGTCGCGACCGCGGTCATCTCCGCGCTGGAGGACGTCGGCGTCGACCAGAGCCTCGCGATGACCGGCTCGCTGTCGGTCCGCGGCGACGTGCTCCCCGTCGGCGGGGTCACCCACAAGATCGAGGCGGCCGCGAAGGCCGGCTGCGACCGGGTGATCATCCCCGCGGCCAACGAGCAGGACGTGATGATCGAAGACGAGTACGAGGAGATGATCGAGGTAATCCCGGTCTCGCACATCAGCGAGGTCCTCGATATCGCCCTCGAGGGCGAGGCCGAGAAGGACTCGCTCGTCTCCCGGCTGAAGTCGATCACGGGCTCCGCGCTGAAGGACGGCAACGTCTCCGGGCCGTCGAACCCGAGCCCGCAGTAG
- a CDS encoding DUF5793 family protein, with translation MRRDYFDLTVEGVDDGAGSRSPPLVRIDFHGPEELLRERLSGGESEDAADGDLLTADQIDVAFRLREPLGEADDPEGVVGVTNRYTGDFILELNETATDVLPFIHAARDATDDGDARYRVEIDVDGERLVAYDKDTFLVYDHEGNLLRSESLIPSGVEL, from the coding sequence ATGCGGCGTGACTACTTCGATCTGACCGTCGAGGGCGTCGACGACGGCGCCGGATCCCGCTCGCCCCCGCTGGTGCGGATCGACTTCCACGGGCCGGAGGAACTGCTCCGCGAGCGGCTCTCCGGCGGCGAGAGCGAGGACGCCGCCGACGGCGACCTGCTCACGGCCGACCAGATCGACGTCGCCTTCCGGCTCCGCGAGCCGCTGGGCGAGGCGGACGACCCGGAGGGCGTCGTCGGCGTCACCAACCGGTACACCGGCGACTTCATCCTCGAACTCAACGAGACGGCGACGGACGTCCTCCCGTTCATCCACGCCGCGCGCGACGCGACGGACGACGGCGACGCCCGGTACCGCGTCGAGATCGACGTGGACGGCGAGCGGCTCGTCGCCTACGACAAGGACACCTTCCTCGTGTACGACCACGAGGGGAACCTGCTCCGCAGCGAGAGCCTGATCCCCTCGGGCGTCGAACTGTAG
- a CDS encoding nicotinamide-nucleotide adenylyltransferase, which translates to MRGFYIGRYQPFHDGHQHMVEEIAEEVDELVLGIGSAGDSHTTRNPFTAGERVMMVTKAVEELDATTYVVPIEDLDRNSVWVSHVQSMTPRFDVAYSNNPLVVRLFEEAGVEVRQSPMFRRDVLEGTELRERMIRGRDWEDLVPDAVVDVIREVDGVDRIRRIAETDSNDDEPSDQ; encoded by the coding sequence ATGCGGGGGTTCTACATCGGCCGGTATCAGCCGTTTCACGACGGCCACCAGCACATGGTGGAAGAGATCGCGGAGGAGGTCGACGAACTCGTCTTGGGTATCGGCTCCGCCGGCGACTCCCACACCACCCGGAACCCCTTCACCGCCGGCGAGCGCGTGATGATGGTGACGAAGGCGGTGGAGGAACTGGACGCCACCACCTACGTCGTCCCCATCGAGGACCTCGACCGGAACTCCGTGTGGGTGAGCCACGTCCAGAGCATGACCCCCCGGTTCGACGTCGCGTACTCGAACAACCCGCTCGTGGTCCGCCTGTTCGAGGAGGCCGGCGTCGAGGTGCGGCAGTCCCCGATGTTCCGACGTGACGTCTTGGAGGGGACCGAGCTCCGCGAACGCATGATCCGCGGCCGCGACTGGGAGGACCTGGTCCCCGACGCCGTCGTCGACGTGATCCGCGAGGTGGACGGCGTCGACCGCATCCGGCGGATCGCCGAGACCGACTCCAACGACGACGAGCCCTCGGACCAGTAG